The nucleotide sequence AAGTCGCAAGCGCCGCATTCACCGCCCGCCCACTCCTGACCGAAATAAGCGACGAGATAGGCATGCCGGCAAAACCCGCCGCGCGCAAAATCACTCATGGCGCCGAGTTTCTTCAAATCAGCGCCCAAGGCCGGCGATCCCTCTTTCCCCAAAATAAATTTCCAAGTGAAAAAATCCTCGCCGGAATAAAACAAGACGCACTCCGCCGGCAAACCATCGCGCCCGGCCCGGCCGGTTTCCTGTTGATAATGCTCGATGGATTTGGGCAGTCCGGCATGAATGACGTAGCGCACATTGGAACGATTAATCCCCATGCCGAAGGCAACGGTGGCCACCATCACGTCAATTTTTTCCCGCGCAAAAGCCTCCTGATTCGCCTGACGCTCGGCGGCGGCAAGGCCGGCATGATACGGCAAAGCGTTGATTCCTTTTGAATTCAAGGAGGCGCAAATATCTTGGACATCCGAGCGGCGAATGGCGTAGACGATGCCGGATTCCTTACAATGGCGCCCAAGCACAGCTTCGATTTGCTGAATTAATTGGTTCCGGGGAAGAGCCCGATACGTCAAATTCGGCCTGTCAAAATTGCCGACCAGAATCAAAGGGTTTCTCATTCCGAGCTGATCGGCGATATCCCGGCGGACAGGCTCGGTAGCCGTGGCCGTAAAGGCATGAAAAGCCAACTCCGGAAACTCCTGCTTTAGACGGCTTAAGGCTCTGTATTCCGGGCGAAAATCATGCCCCCACTGGCTGATGCAATGGGCCTCGTCCACGATAAAGAAAGATAGAGGCAAACGTTTAAGAAACGCCGTAAAATCAGGACCAACCACCCGCTCCGGGGCAACATAAAGGAGCCGGTATTGCCCGGCTAAGGCCTTCTGTTCCACCAGCTTTTGCTCTTCCCGGCTTAGGCTGCTGTTAAGAAAAGCGGCGGCAACGCCGGCTTCATTTAAAGCGTCCACCTGATCTTTCATCAATGAGATCAAAGGGGAGATGACGACGGCTGTCTTGGAGCCGGCAGCAGCCGGCGCTTGATAACAAAGAGACTTGCCGCCGCCCGTGGGCAGCACCACCAAAGAATCCCTTGCCTCCAAAATGGCGGCCATCGCCTCTTGCTGTAGAGGCAACAGCTCGCCGAAACCCCAAACGCGCTTAATCAGCGTGAACATCGAGGCAGGTAAATCGGATCGTTCCGTCAAAGGGGCTGATGCCCAGGGAATCGCCACGGCAGAATTTTACTTTTTACTCTCAGAGACCGGGCTGGGCAAGTGTTCGCTGAGCGGCTTGGGAGCAGCGTTCAACGCGCTGTAATCTGGTCAACAAAGAGCCGTGGGTGAGAGCCGACTCATCAATGACGATTTCATAACGGCTGTCCAACGGCGCGTTGGTTTTTTCCGACCACCTTAAATCAGCGATGCGCCTGAAAAACATCGGCGACTGGCTCGAGTCGAACCCGGCCGCCTCCATCAGCGCGGCGGCCCGGCAATCCGCCTCGGTTTCCTGAGTCAGCAGGAATTGATTCCTGGAATTCGCAAAGTCGGCCTGCAAGGCCAATAACGCGGAAACGCCGATAGGGGCGGCGCTGAAACTATTGAGCAAAGAATCCTGAAAATTAAAAAATTTCTGCCGCAGGGCGCCATGGTCCTTCTGCGCGTGCACGATTTCATGCGCGATCAAAAAAGCCATTTCATGCTCGTTCGTCATCACTTCCAAAACTCTTCGTTCCAGGCCGATAAGGAACCCTCCGAGAGGATTCTGCATGGTCACGCCCCAAGTTCTGACCCAGGGCAAAATTTGGACGTTGACGCTGTCCGCGACGTCGGAAGCTCCAAGGAGCAAAGAAGAAATCCTGTCGACTTCGGCGCTTAAATCATCGTACCAAGCGACGCAAACCGGCGCTTCATCAACCGCATCGAGGCAATCTTGAGTCAAACCGCATCTGGCGTCCTGAGCGTGCGCCCGGAACTGCGGCCAGACAAGAACAGCGGCGGCAAAAAAGAAAATGAAACGGCGGCGAACAGACAACATGCTGTTTTGATTGTTCCCCCATCAACCGAATCTCCACTAGGGTCTAAAGACCCATAAACTGCTGGGACTTTAGACATGGACAAAACCTCAACGAAAATCCCATCCTAATATGGGCCTTAAGGCCTAGGAAATTTTTAGCCAGGCGATATAGAATAATGGGGTTGTTTAAGAATACGGAGGGAATCAAATGTTGCGACAAATTTTAACCGCTGCCGCTCTTTTAGGATGTTTTAGCCTCGCCCATTCGGAAAGCCCCGATCATTTAGCCCGCAATGCGGAAGGCGCTTTCCAGGCGCAAGCCGGCGCCAAAGCTCCTTCATCGGCTTCAGGCCCCGCTCATCGAAGCGCCCCGATCGCTGCCGGAGCCAAGGTCGCCGCCGTCAAAAACGGCAGTTCCAAAGCCTCAAAACCCGCTGATGCCTTAGATGAGAGCAAAGTAGGCTTTGCCGCCAGGTTTGTTTCCATCACCGCCGGAGATTTCAGAATGGGCAGCCCGAGCACGGAGGCGGACCGGGACAATGACGAAACCCGGCATCCGGTCAGGCTCACCAATGATTTTGAAATACAGGCCACGGAAGTCACCCAGCTTCAATACTACACGGTCACGGGCAGGAACCCGTCTTCATTCAGCGCCCGGGAAAATTGCGACACCGGCAATTACCGGACCGTTTCCGGTGTAAGCCTCTGCGCCAATCACCCCGTTGAATCCGTGTCCTGGGACGACGCCCAAGCCTTCATCAATGAGTTGAATAATATTCAAGAAACGCACACCTACCGCCTGCCCACCGAAGCCGAATGGGAATACGCCGCCCGAGCAGGCACAGAGTCCCCGTATTCGTTTGGGACAAACGCCAGCAACGAGTTGGATGACTATGGCTGGCACAACGGCAACTCAAACGCAAAAACCCACGCCGTGGCCGCCAAAAACCAAAACCCCTGGCGCCTCTTTGATATGCACGGCAATGTTCGCGAATGGACTCAGGATTTTTACGACAGAAACTATGGATTAACGGATTTAGCTTCTTTGACTATCAATCCCACAGGTCCTACCTCGGGATCACTGCGGGCTATTCGCGGTGGCTCATGGCATATCGAAGCAAAAATGCTGCGTTCTGCTGATCGTTACGCAAGCCGTCAAAGCAACAATCAAAATTCTATCGGCTTCCGCCTAGTAAGAACGGCCCGGTAAGTTCTAAACCCGAAAATTTTTTTATTTAGCGCGCTGGCGCTTTGCTCTTTTTGCTTCTTCGATTAGAGAAAGAATACGGGCTTTCCATTCTTTAAATTCTTTGGAGTTAGCGT is from Elusimicrobiota bacterium and encodes:
- the recQ gene encoding DNA helicase RecQ — its product is MFTLIKRVWGFGELLPLQQEAMAAILEARDSLVVLPTGGGKSLCYQAPAAAGSKTAVVISPLISLMKDQVDALNEAGVAAAFLNSSLSREEQKLVEQKALAGQYRLLYVAPERVVGPDFTAFLKRLPLSFFIVDEAHCISQWGHDFRPEYRALSRLKQEFPELAFHAFTATATEPVRRDIADQLGMRNPLILVGNFDRPNLTYRALPRNQLIQQIEAVLGRHCKESGIVYAIRRSDVQDICASLNSKGINALPYHAGLAAAERQANQEAFAREKIDVMVATVAFGMGINRSNVRYVIHAGLPKSIEHYQQETGRAGRDGLPAECVLFYSGEDFFTWKFILGKEGSPALGADLKKLGAMSDFARGGFCRHAYLVAYFGQEWAGGECGACDFCLGETKIVPESTLIAKKIISAVYRLKQAFGADHVADILRGAQTDKIKRNEHDRLSTYGSLGDHPKRDIRLWIDQLLSQNFLTRAGEEYPVLALAPQAAAVLKGEIEVKLSSIEKPKKEKAPRPSKVPPPGLDADQALFERLKTLRRRIADEMGVPAYIVFGDRTLLEMADLKPVDKETLRQIWGVGERKMENFGRRFLDCIRDYASSNR
- a CDS encoding formylglycine-generating enzyme family protein, translated to MLRQILTAAALLGCFSLAHSESPDHLARNAEGAFQAQAGAKAPSSASGPAHRSAPIAAGAKVAAVKNGSSKASKPADALDESKVGFAARFVSITAGDFRMGSPSTEADRDNDETRHPVRLTNDFEIQATEVTQLQYYTVTGRNPSSFSARENCDTGNYRTVSGVSLCANHPVESVSWDDAQAFINELNNIQETHTYRLPTEAEWEYAARAGTESPYSFGTNASNELDDYGWHNGNSNAKTHAVAAKNQNPWRLFDMHGNVREWTQDFYDRNYGLTDLASLTINPTGPTSGSLRAIRGGSWHIEAKMLRSADRYASRQSNNQNSIGFRLVRTAR
- a CDS encoding M48 family metalloprotease codes for the protein MLSVRRRFIFFFAAAVLVWPQFRAHAQDARCGLTQDCLDAVDEAPVCVAWYDDLSAEVDRISSLLLGASDVADSVNVQILPWVRTWGVTMQNPLGGFLIGLERRVLEVMTNEHEMAFLIAHEIVHAQKDHGALRQKFFNFQDSLLNSFSAAPIGVSALLALQADFANSRNQFLLTQETEADCRAAALMEAAGFDSSQSPMFFRRIADLRWSEKTNAPLDSRYEIVIDESALTHGSLLTRLQRVERCSQAAQRTLAQPGL